CCCGGTAGAGAAGCTGCAGGTGACCCAGATTTGACCCCAGAGGGCCGGACCGGCGTgtgacggtgtgtgtgtgtgtgtgtgtgtgtgtgtgtgtgtgtgtgtgtgtgtgtgtgtgtgtgtgtgtgtgtgtgtgtgtgtgtgtgtgtgtgtgtgtgtgtgtgtgtgtgtgtgtgtgtgtgtgtgtgtgtgtgtgtgtgtgtgtgtgtgtgtgtgtgtgtgtgtgtgtgtgtgtgtgtgtgtgtgtgtgtgtgtgtgtgtgtgtgtgtgtgtgtgtgtgtgtgtgtgtgtgtgtgtgtgtgtgtgtgtgtgtgtgcagagatGACCTGTGGGTGCGCGAGGGGAAGATCCTGGACCCGGAGAAGCTGTTCTTCGATGAACAGGGATACGCCGACCGACGCGTGGACTGTGAAGGCAGCATCATCGCACCGGGCTTCATCGACGTGCAGATCaacggtacacacacacacacacacacacacacacacacacacacacacactcacacactgactacgtttccatgcatcaataacccttttctaactggaatattagcaataacctggttttacacggccatgtaaacaccaataacccctttgaataaccagaatttgctcatattcaggtttttaaaaaccccaatatgagccctggggtactccttttaaaacctgaatattgggtcatgtaaacaccaaacagaatatccccatcaaacggaacaggaatttgttttctgcacatgctctgttcacaaggaatcctggtcttttgagtccaggaagttcttataaacacggagaaacaagaccaggaggagactaatcacttcataaatgtaatgaaggatatgaacatttctgcatttgtagacggtagaaagtaccgggatagaagatttacaagaaggtgagagaaaagttgcgcaaagcaggatttgtaggaacgccagaccagatcaagacgctgaaaaagacgctgaaaaaggagaactacagggccaagaaacaaaacggtaccagcgggtccgattatccgccgtgctgctgttattgttgttattttggatttggatccaggaagaagaagtggaaatgatcacgtcatcacgttctccgtgcgtcgctggtttgatccagatatcccgaatgattaatcactgtgtaaacggaatattcccaatgtttcagtaaccggaatattagcaataacctgaattttgattgcatgtaaacgtagtcactgtctcATCCCTGCAGGAGGCTTCGGAGTCGACTTCTCCCAGCCGTCCGAGGACGCCGGCGCCGGCGTCTCGTTGGTGGGCGGGAGGATCCTGGAGCACGGCGTGACGTCGTTCCTGCCGACGCTGGTCACCTCTCCGGCGGACGTCTACCACAAGGTGCCTTCATCTTTCACAGAAACTCTCACAGTGGCGTCTCAAACATGTCTGCTCAGACGTTTCTCCCCGAATGTCTCAGGTTTTACCTCAGGTCAAAGTTCACAGCGGGGGACGACACGGCGCGGGAGTTCTCGGTAAGGTGCCGGCGTTGGGCGGGGGggcacagtactggagttgtaaaaaaaataaaatcaggggggatggtggatttgatcatatggggactgattatttgtgctgattacaaataatataatatattacaaataatagcagtgccGCCGCGGCTCCTCACCCGGCTCTTCTCGGACTTCCTGTGCAGGTTTCCACctggagggcccgttcatcagcGTGGAGAAGCGAGGAGCCCACCCGGAGAAATACCTGCGCACCTTCCGGTCCGGGGGCGTGGCCGACCTGATGGAGGCCTACGGCGGCCTGGACCACGTCGCCATGGTGACGCTGGCTCCCGAGCTCAGCAGCAGCCAGGCGGTGGTGCAGGAGCTCTGCCGGAGGGGCGTCACCGTGTCGCTAGGTGACCGCCGCACATTCTGCTCCGGTGTCGTTTACCTGTCAAGGGGGCGTGGTCTGGTGTCAAGGGGGCGTGGTCTCAACCAGGCCAGTtgacagtcctgccggggccccggacaaaataatctaagatgggcccccctgcgcccggatctctccttctcctcttcctctcctccccctctgctcttcaggtttttatacaagctaatggacgttaacattagagctagccagttaggttaagttacaaggttggtaaacgttggctgcactgtttccagaggtggaaaaagtacaaaaatattgtacttaaaggagcttgaggcaggattgtggcaggatttatgaaaaaaatgcgtatacgttttaagttttctagtaataatgtcagatgaagcgttccaaaccaaaaagaatgagccctctagtgtatctctccgttgccttgaacaggctgttgctgcaaactgtgctgcaattcggtcctgcggatgtgacgtcacatgacgctgcatgcacgttctccccgttctcccgtgccggcttcactgttggctgcagtacccccaacggccgtcgtggtgaagggtggcgctagagagtctcatttcttaaaaggagcctcatactcctttaagtaaaagtacagattttctgcttgaaaattacttaagtaaaagtaaaaagtacccaataagaacattacttaagtaaaagtataaaagtacctcaaattaaatataataaagtaccaaaagtacatggtgtaaaatgtacttaagtacaaaagtacaaagtacaaaattcaaagtacaaattattttcaaaaggattgcaaagaaatgaagtcaCAAAATTAATTGCGCCCCCCTTCCCGCTTAatttctcatggtggcctcaattacgtccgccttatggttccgcgttaaatcgacgccagcgtacgccgtagctctgcgtcggcaatagcctacattttcatttaatgtaagactttaatttgtagcgagtaacgacgtgtccaattttaaatttagcggattaaaagtacgattttttttttccttgaaaatgtaacgaagtaaaagtaaaagtacagaaaaatgaaagtatcaataaaagtacaaattctcaaaaatcttagtagtgaagtacaagtacttgtacttcgttactttacaccactggctgtttcttaccttgctttacgctgactttattaattccagcttcaccgtcaccacctttttaaaatatttgtgtagagaatctctgaggcctctattttcttcttttcttttctcttcttttctgagcaccggacttgtgctgactgGACATTTTgtccattctaatggttgaattaaatgataacattaaattttgatcagcggccgaaccatttttgtgttgggggttcttgaccactatttccaggacaattaggaagaaaacaaataacaagcttttatgtaactcaaatactacatattttttccacaattagccatattttgaaacattttgagaaatgaTTCCATAATCTAATgagaataataaatacataaataaataaaaaataaaaaattaatgacAGCTCATAGAagtcacatcagactggacggctcatccgggcggctgtacagacactgcagaatttcgttgctttcctccttctctgagttggcaggctgaggggagaccactttatatatgttaaagtaagagaaaacctgtttttcataacagGTCTCCTTTTAAGGTGTGATTTTCTTCCGGGTCGTTGCAGGTCACTCGGTGGCGAACCTGCAGCAGGCGGAGGACGCGGTCCGTCACGGCGCGTCCTTCATCACCCACCTCTTCAACGCCATGCTGCCCGTGAGTCCCGGCGTTACAAATTTCATATTGCAATGTCATTTGGGCAAGTACCTTCAGGAGCAACCTCAACTGTATCTTTATCCTGCAAAAAcgttttatcaaaatgattacattttacattacaatagacttactagatccaccccattgttccaatccctaagtattctccctatttctgctgtaaatgtttttcagatttgtctttttgtctatcaatctatccacaagctacttccaacctgttttcattctttatttcaattcattTCCCAAATTCCTCACTTTAATactaggtctgcaaacaatctccataacacctttttcaggactactttttctccattttcagtTACAGTAGGTTCAGaggttcctctttattggaacaccttaccactcaatattagagaacgctcgagcacaaataatttcaaaaaacaaatcacaacttttttgctAACCCAGCTTAGTAAAGCTTAACAacttatttccagaactctctctgcacatcctcatcagattcctgtttttctagtaatttaacttattctccttagttgtcttatgttttacatatctctgtagatattgtttgtttcattataggaggaaacactcgacaagcccttatgggtttttttggttcctcctgcacattttttctgttacattgtatttcttttttttgtttcctttttttttctacatactgttcgtctgaatttt
This window of the Cololabis saira isolate AMF1-May2022 chromosome 21, fColSai1.1, whole genome shotgun sequence genome carries:
- the LOC133422385 gene encoding N-acetylglucosamine-6-phosphate deacetylase-like isoform X1, with the protein product MPSNKSVSDAPITQFINCRVLRDHVLQRDDLWVREGKILDPEKLFFDEQGYADRRVDCEGSIIAPGFIDVQINGGFGVDFSQPSEDAGAGVSLVGGRILEHGVTSFLPTLVTSPADVYHKVLPQVKVHSGGRHGAGVLGFHLEGPFISVEKRGAHPEKYLRTFRSGGVADLMEAYGGLDHVAMVTLAPELSSSQAVVQELCRRGVTVSLGHSVANLQQAEDAVRHGASFITHLFNAMLPFHHRDPGIVGLLTSDQIPAGRTVYYGMIADGIHTNPAALRIAHRAHPSGLVLVTDAIAAMGLPPGRHTLGQQVIEIQGFHAYVAGTKTLSGSIATMDMCVRHFRHASGCRVEEALEAASLHPAQLLGISHRKGQLDYGSDADLVLLDDQLNVRATYISGEEVWRKGP
- the LOC133422385 gene encoding N-acetylglucosamine-6-phosphate deacetylase-like isoform X4 produces the protein MPSNKSVSDAPITQFINCRVLRDHVLQRDDLWVREGKILDPEKLFFDEQGYADRRVDCEGSIIAPGFIDVQINGGFGVDFSQPSEDAGAGVSLVGGRILEHGVTSFLPTLVTSPADVYHKVLPQVKVHSGGRHGAGVLGFHLEGPFISVEKRGAHPEKYLRTFRSGGVADLMEAYGGLDHVAMVTLAPELSSSQAVVQELCRRGVTVSLGHSVANLQQAEDAVRHGASFITHLFNAMLPFHHRDPGIVGLLTSDQIPAGRTVYYGMIADGIHTNPAALRIAHRAHPSGLVLVTDAIAAMGLPPGRHTLGQQVIEIQGFHAYVAGTKTLSGSIATMDMCVRHFRHASGCRVEEALEAASLHPAQLLGISHRKGQLDYGSDAGQTWRSSFYLHLHHLPGSAG
- the LOC133422385 gene encoding N-acetylglucosamine-6-phosphate deacetylase-like isoform X3 produces the protein MPSNKSVSDAPITQFINCRVLRDHVLQRDDLWVREGKILDPEKLFFDEQGYADRRVDCEGSIIAPGFIDVQINGGFGVDFSQPSEDAGAGVSLVGGRILEHGVTSFLPTLVTSPADVYHKVLPQVKVHSGGRHGAGVLGFHLEGPFISVEKRGAHPEKYLRTFRSGGVADLMEAYGGLDHVAMVTLAPELSSSQAVVQELCRRGVTVSLGHSVANLQQAEDAVRHGASFITHLFNAMLPFHHRDPGIVGLLTSDQIPAGRTVYYGMIADGIHTNPAALRIAHRAHPSGLVLVTDAIAAMGLPPGRHTLGQQVIEIQGFHAYVAGTKTLSGSIATMDMCVRHFRHASGCRVEEALEAASLHPAQLLGISHRKGQLDYGSDAGQTWRSSFYLHLHHLSEKPGSAG